The DNA region ACCCGATGGAGCCGGACAGAAGCCTGCTGGCTCCGTGTGGTCTACCAAACAACACTTGGGAGGTTGCGGATACAATGGTTTGTAAGCTTTTGGACGGCATATAGAATTATTCTGACTGGAGATCCGGACGACAATTCGGACGAACTCTGGTTTGCAGGTTAACTCGGAGTCTCGGAGTTGCATGACTGTGCTTCGCTGAGACGGGCTGCATATGTGGTCAGCATGCACATGGGGTTTATCCTACTCCCCAAAGAGTGCGGCTAAACCCTGCCTTCCCATTTGGGAACGGGGTCATCTTCTATAGGCTGGCTTAAACAAAATAAGGAACgtggccaaggcggtcccCTCTTAAGGGTCGCCCAGGTACACAATGGTTTCAACAGACTATCAACCTTGATTGGTTCCCCTTGGCACAAGCATATTCTAGAGAGGCCTAGCTGCAGTCTGCGGGAAAACGGGCCGCCCGGGGCACTACTGCAGGCGTGTCAGGGTTCAGGAAATGTGATGGTTATCGTCTTGAAGTGCTGCCTAAACAGACAGCAAAGGCTTCCCTTCTGCTTAGCGACTGTCTGTGTCTGTGCAAAGGTTCTCTTCGTCCTTCAGGGCAGCTAGGATACGTGTGTATTCACGCATGTGCGTCTCTGGGATCTTCGTTCTCTGTTCACTCCTGAGCCCTGGCTTCTAACCTCATACAGAGAAATCGCTAATATCAGATAGGTAAATCTTGGTTTGGACCTATAGAATACCCGGCTTTGCCACCGCCTACTTTGCCGCCGTTGGCTAGTTTGTCAGTCTCGGGGGGCGTTGTGTGTTCCTTCGAGCTCGATCGCCGTCTCCGAGAGCGCCAGCAAGGTTGATCTAAGGGCAATTGGGTCTCGATGGAGCCAGCTTTTGGGGCACTAGAGATGCTCGAGTGTCACAAGCAATATAGAGAGCCTATGGGGTAAAGAGCGTCAGCATTGCAAGTCCAGGCAATAAAACGGTTTCCTGTGATTtgaatggatggatggatgggtaGATGGGTAGAGGGGTAAAAGTAGAAGAAGCACGCTGGCCAATACGCGGGAACGTTACATAGGAGGGGTAAGCAGACAATTCTCAAAGCAGCCAAGATCAGCATCGACAGATGGCCGCTCAAGCTTTGTTTGCTGGGGCGAGCTAGAATACTACCTAACCACCCACACATGGGGCTACTAACAGACTTCTAAATAGCCAATATCTGTTTCCTATGCAAACAACCTGCTCACCCTGATCGCCCGAGCTTATGGCGGCGGGTGTGCTGACTGCACCCGAGATACATAGTGGCGCCATTTCGGCTAGAAACCTCAGGCTTGATGGCACGACCAACACTGTGTATGATGTCCAGCAAACTGACGAGACGGTCTAGTATTTGTGGGAGGGGAGACAGGTAGGAAAACTCGACTTGCGGTCGCAATTCAAGGGATTACTTGTCTGAGTGAGCAGTGAGGAACTGTCTTGCCAGATTTCTGTCGCTTGCTGGATCCAGTTCGGGTTATTCAAAACGCATCAATACGTGGAACAAACCGTAAGCCAGGTGGCGAAAGCCCCTTTCCTGGAGGGCCGATGCACCGATCTCTCTCTTTGTATCATCCATCTTCCAAGTGCCCATGGTGTGCTTATTTTGTGATTGCTAATCAACGACTTTAGTTCACTGGCGAAAGACTCTATGATTCTCTCCCAGGATGCTCTTAAACACAATAGTTTCCATGTCTCGCCCTTTTTTCTCGGCTCTTTTGCACCGTCGCGCTTTCTCAACTCGGATCTTTGCGTTCACTGCACCAGCTCACCCAGCTCACTCATCACTGGGTGATGTGAAACCACTCAAACCACCTAGTCGGACGCCATCAGTCCTCTGAGACGTGGCCACTTCCAGATCGTTTACATAGAATATGTGGAGGGTGTGAAAGGACGTCATGCTGAATGGTTAGAGATACAAGCTTGGTGTGAGGTGCATTGCTGTTCCTATTCTTCTTGAGAGGTTGGAGTTTTATGGTTCATCGGATGTGAACCGGTCGTAGATGATAGCGCGGCCGACCGCGTACTACGTGTCGCTAGCGATGTCACCCAGTAATGCTTCACCAATCACTAACATTAATGCGTTGACGAAAGCCAGCGTGGAGAGGGCCTGCAGACGATGCAGAAGTAAAAGTATGGAACAGGAACTGAAACAAGTCTAGTAAGGGAGAAGCAACTTCCAGTAACTTAACACTCCAGGCCCTGTTATCAAGGTCATAGCATGTTTACATATTGCTCTAGTACATTGCAACCTCTGATGACAATACTCTAAAGCATACAAAGTGCCCCGTACACCTGCTGTAATATAAGCACAGCGTCCGGTGCGTTAGGATGAAGCTACGAAGTATCTATGCCGCGTGGTCTCGGCGAGTACATGCAGAAGGGCATAAGGTaggccctcggcgccaagttcggcggcggagacCGGAAGTCCTCGCGAGCTTCTCCGGCCTACGGCTGTcccgcgaaggcggcgcgAGAGCCGAGAGGACCGagtccgtcgtcgacggcgagaggGAGCGTTCTCGTGCACGACTACGGCGGAGGAAGTACCGGATTCCATGCTGGGTTCGGCACGGCCCTGGAGACCACCTGGACGGCCGAGAACGTTCAGTCGGGTTTGGCGGAGGAGCCGGTCATAGCTTTGACCCAGGGTCTCTTTTCCAGGAGAGATCGAGACAAGTCTATGCATGTGTGGGTACCTGTGTAAAACGTAGGTTATTTTTATATCAGATCCGCAGCTCGGAACGCCTCTTCCACGTGCGGCCGCAGGTCGAGGACGTTTGTGATGCCGCGCCAGAAGAGTGCGTCGATCCGGAGGAGGCCCAGGCGGAGAAACGGGAACGAGGCGACCTTCAACCGGAGACCCCGGCGAGTCGACTGCAGATCGGCAATCCAGGCAGAAGCTTCTTCGGCATCGGGGGACGAGACGGCCATCGTCATGAGGGTGAAGCAGACGGAGGAGAAGACCAGCTGGGTCCACGACGGCCAGAAGACACCGTCCGTATCTGGATTCAGGTCTTGGATGACGTCGGTGAGGGCGCGTGTGCAAGTCTTTATGTTTCTCCTCGCGGACAGCTCGAAATCATCCTCGCGGGGACTATGGGGTGAGTGCTGTGCCAGAGAAGGCCGCAGTTCGGCTCGGCGAATGACGAGTTGAGTATAGAGAATCGCTAGACGACTCATACTCGACTCTGTCTGGTTTAGGTTAGGTATCGAGATCAGAGCCTGGAGAAGCGGTTGGGAGACGGCGGGGATTGCATCGCGGCTTTTGTATAGTTCATGGACCGCTCGGAGGGAGCTGGGAAGGTCAGCACTGCAGCATAGACAATCTTCAGTTTCACAACTGTCCAACTCACTAGAGACTTGAAAGAGCCGAGCCGAGAATTTCTGTAATAGTTGCAAAGTCGACGAGTCTCGACTCGTCATGGGACCCGAGGCCCGAATCAACAAAGTCTCCGGGCTTCACGTTCGTGACGAGCCAGTTGTCTCGATGAGtagacggcggcgtcccGTGGCTGGAGGCTATCCACTGATCGACGGCGTAAACGGTAAAAGAAAGTCTCCGCCGGTGAGCCTTCCGCCCGTCGGTCATCGGCCACTCGGAAGGGTCGAGGTGAAGGCCGAGGGTCGTGGCACAGGAGACGAGCCTTCCCAGCGCGTCCCGTCGGTACGCTGTGTCGGCGACCAGCGGGTCCGCGGATGGCCGTAAGATGAGAAGCAGCAGCGTCTGCACGACGGGCACGCTCGGCGAGTGAAGCTCGAACGAGAGAGCGCTGTCGACGATGCGCGACAGTGCCGGGTAGGGCGGCTTGTCGTACGCGACGTCCACGCTGAGCTTGTCGTCGTGCACGGCAAAGGGGAGCGAGATGGCGtagatggcggcgaggaggtacgtcggcgccgtcgcgggATCCGGGGGCTCCGCCGTTGAGAAGATGGGGAACAGGGGCTGGACGAAGTCCATGCAGAGACTGACGAGACGccggccgacggcggcggggacgatGTCTTGCAGCTGCCGGGAGAGCGTCTCGTCGTCCGGCCGTTCGAGACCGCATTCGTCCCGTCGGCGGGAGAAGATGGACTGCTGGGAGACCAGAAAGTGGCACGGCAACGGCGAGCTCTGGACGGAGTGGACGGCGAGCTCTTTGAAGCCAAACATGCCGCCTTCGTCGAAACGGTAATGCCGCAGCAGAAGAGGGTCCATGTCGCCGCTGAGGCCCAGCAGCTGGGGGTTGGCGCCGGGGGGGTAGTTGTCCTCGTCTCTGGACCGGAGCTGTCGGGGCGTGTTGCTCGTCCAGGCGGTGGCGGGCGTGCTGCTGAGAGCGCGCGGGCTTCGGAACATGGCCTCAAACTCGGACTGCGTCGTCTCGAAGTTGATGCCATCGACGAAGTccatgacggcgtcgtccgAGGGGTGTTCGTCTGTGAGTACCGGGGGTACCTGTGCCTGGCTGGCGGTTGTGATCATCGACATGGGCGTCTTTACGGAAGATTGAGATGAGTCCAGGTCTCGAATCCCCTCCGATGGCAAAAGTCGCTTCCTCGGCGCTgcggcctcgacgaaggTGCATTCCCGGCCGTGCAGCAGACAGAGACGGCAGGGCGGCGCTTGATCGATGCGGCATGCTGCCTTTCGCGAACGACAAAAGTCGcaaggccgctgccgctTGCTCATGTATTTGCGTCGTTGACCGTACATGATGGAAGCTGACAATAGACACTGACGCGTCGTCTTTTGTGTAAGACGATGAATCGTTAAGTGCCTCAAGTGAGGAGATAAGGACGGCACATGCTCGTGGGGGGTATGAACTTTATGGGCATCCCGATCGTTATCTGTAACTTATCTTGTCCGTGAGAGGTATGTGAACTTTACAAGCGGTGATTGGAGTTTAGGAGCACAACACGGCGGAATCGGAGGTTGATGATGAATGTTGGAGGTTGAAGGTGGTAAAATGATAAAATGAATCGGTCCTTGAGTCGAACAGACGTAGTCTAAAAACACCTGGTGCCACCTGGCAGGTCGTCCGAGAACTATCATCCTATGGCGGTCTTGTATCTTTGTTTGATGGGCACGATGAAGCTTGATTGCTGATAGACGACAGCCTGAGTCGACAACCGAGTCGGGTTCAGAAACAGAAAAGGAAACAAGCGTTGTGTTTAATAATACAGACATGAAAATGAAATTCAGGTTTTGAACCAAGAACGTGGTTTGCTCTCATTTATACAAGTACCTTGCCCAATGACCCAACAATTCACAACTTCAGATGGTCCACTGATAGGGACAAGACTTGACGAGTTCAAAGAAAGGACTTGCGGAGGCTTCAAGTACAGGTTGGACAATATATAGCCACCCAAGGTATAAGTATTACATAACTTCGTTAACATACATATAATTGTACATGAGTATTATGAGACATGCTGTTGTCCTCCCAAAGGCTGGCTCTATGCAAGAAATATATCCGAACCGACTAAACATCCGACCACCACCAACTGCTTAGCGTACACAAACAGACTAACAAACCCCCCCTTGTCATGACGGCTGCTGCAAGTACCGCAGAATCTCCGGGTCCTGGCTCGGCGGGCACTTCTTCCCGTCAACGCCGATCGAGGTCAGCAGGATGGGGTCCTCCTTGGAGGTCTCGGGGTGCACCTCGAGGCCGTACGACAGCTCGACCTTTGCGTAccgcgcggcgtcgaccatggcgGCCACGTCGATCTCGTTGTCCCCCgtgccggccttggcggcgcggATCAGGGCCTCCCTCTGCGCGGCGGGGATGCTCGACACGCGCCCGGCGAGCCGCGAggcgccggccggcggcggcgtctggcTGCCCCATTCGTAGTTCATCGGCCTCAGCAGCGCCGCGCCCGTCTGCAGCACCCagctctcggcggcgcccatgTCGTGGGcgacttcctcctcggccttcttgcgCCACCGGGACGGCACCAGGACCCGGGAGAGCCCGcgcgcggcgccgaggaagcccCTCTTGATGGCCTGGAAGAGGGCGTAGACGTGGGCGTCGGGCACCTGgcgcacggcggcgccgagggggatGACCAGCACGCCGAAGAGCATCGACCACGCCCACTGCGGCCCGCTGAGGGGCCGCGTGTCAAAGGCCTGGCCGCCCTTCCAGATGATGACCAtctggccggcgacggtggcgcaCTGGACGCCGAGGAACCACGGGTTGCGCAGGACGCCCTGGTACCAGATGTTGAGGCGGTTGTCGACGCGGCGGCAGTTGTGCTGGTTGAAGAACTGCATCCAGACGTAGACGTTGAAGACCATGGTCTGCAGCGACGCGCggtcggcggccgtggcggggcggaagagggcgtcgccggcgtagTGCAGGGTGAACATGACGGCGAGCTGGTAgacggcctggccgaggaTCATCTTCCACATGGTGATGTTGACGATGGGCGCGTTGCGCGGCTCGGGGCGCCTCTTGAGGAAGTCCGGGGACGGGTAGTCCGTcgcgaggccgagggaggCGAAGATGTCCATGATGAGGTTGATCCAGAGGAGCTGCACGACCGTAAACATGGAGTCGCCGGCCAGCTCCGAGACGACCGTGAGAGTACCGGCCgtgatgttgatggtgaATTGGAACTGGATGATCGTAGGTCAGTGACAACTTCCAACAGGGGGCGAAcattattatataaaaaaCAACAtggagtgagagagagaggggggggaacgGCGTGGTTATTTCTCTCACCACGTCGCCGCGCTTCGCAAAAACGAACCTGGAGAAACTTCTTGACGGCCGTGTTGACCGTCCGGCCCCAAACAAGAGCTTTAACGATGGAGGCAAAgttgtcgtcgagcaggatgATGGACGCCGCCTCCTTGGCGACCTCGGTGCCCTGGATGCCCATGGCGAAGCCcacgtcggcggccttcaGGGCCAGGGCGTCGTTGGTGCCGTCGCCCGTGACGGCGACCGTCTCCCCCATGCCCTTGAGGTGCGAgacgagcagcagcttgtCCTCCgggctcgacctcgccagCACCTGGAGCCGGGGCACGACGAGGTCCAGCTGCGCCGGCGTGAGCTTCCGGAAGGTGGGGCCGTCCATGGCGAGCCCGCCGGCCGTGTAGATGCCGCACTCGGAggcgatggccttggccGTCAAAAAGTTGTCGCCCGTGACCATGCGCACGAAGACGCCGGCCTCCTGGCACTGGCGCACCGAGTCGAGGACCTCGGGCCGGAGGGGGTCGCGGAtgccgaagacgccgacgagcgtcATGTCGCCAAAGTGCTTCTCGAACCGGATCGAGTCCGGGTCGTCCGGCCTCTCgaaggccgccgcggcgtccATGTCCTTGTAGGCCATGGCGATGGGACGCAGCATCTGCTTGGCGTACTCGCGGATCGTCGCCCGGATGTCGTCTCGCGCCgcgtcgtccgtcgtcgtgTCTTGTGTCGAGAGCCCCCTCCGCGGCTCGTGGAGGACGCTGGTGCACTGCTCgaagacgacctcggcggcgcccttgaCCAGCAGCCGGAAGTGGCCGTTGGGGAGCCTCGACATGACGGCCATCCACTTCCTCGAAGCGTCAAAGGGGAACATGTCGGCGATCTCGTTGttggccttctcctcgttCAGGGGGCCCATGGAGAGGAACTCGCGGCCGAACCGGAGCATCGCCGTCTCGGTGCTGGTGCCCACGAAGCCCGGGTCCGTCGGATTGTCGCTTTCGAAGGCGGTCGAGTTCAGGGCGATGCTGTTCTTCATCAGCTCTCTCACCTCGCCGCTCAGCGACTCCAGCAGTGCTCTGGGTGTAACATCCTGGCTTGTTACGTCTTCGCTGCTGGGtgcctccttcttgatgtcgacatcgccaacgGGCGCCTGTTCCTTTGACGGAACATGTACATCTCCGAATCTCTCGGTCAGGCCGAGCCTGCCGGTGACGACGGTCATGTTGTTCTGCGTCAGGGTCCCCGTCTTGTCGGAACAGATACACGTGGCGTTGCCCATGATCTCGCACGAACGGATCAGGCGGACGAGGTTCTTATCCTTGAGCATCCTGGTCGTCGCGAAGGCGAGCGCGAGCGTCACGGCGAGGGCCAGACCCTCGGGTAcggtgatgacgacgacggtgacggcgaggatgagcAGCTTGAAGAAggtctcggccttctcggaCGGCGTCCCTTGCATTGCCGGCAGGCCGACGCAGAAGCGGATGAAcaggatgaggaagaagatgacgccGGCAATGGCGCCAAAGGTGATGAGCTGCTTCGCGAGCTTGCCCAGCTTCTGCTGGAGCGGGgtctcctcgacgtcctcccTTAACGACATCAACGTCCTGCCGTACGTCGAGTTGCTGCCGACCGAGGTCACCAGGTacgcgccgacgccgcccgagacCGTCGTGCCGCTGAGGATGAAGgggtctgccgccgccgccgcagtcgtCGAGGGACGGTAGGCCTTCTCGTTACGCGTGCTGATGTTGCCGTAACCGTCGCCGGGGACGCTCTTGTGGACGAGTTCGGACTCGCCCGAGAGCGAGGACTCGTCCACCTGGACGCCGGACCCCTGgacgagcacgccgtcgacggcgacgacgtccccCGTCTCGATGTGCATGACGTCGCCGACCTGCACGTCGTACACGGAGATGTTCTGCGTGCGGCCGGACCGGATCACCTTGACGTCGCGCTGCTCCTTTCGCTCGATGAGCTTGGCGAACCGGGCGTTCTTCTGCCAGTCCGTGGCGGCGCTGGCaaagacgatgacgaggatggccACCACGACCGTCACGCCGTCGACCCACTGGATGTtgggctcgtcgtcggccgcgtCGACCGTCTCGTAGATGCCCAGCGCCAGCGAGATGGTCGCCGACAGCGTCAGGAGGAACATGAGCTTGTCGTTGAAGGCGA from Colletotrichum higginsianum IMI 349063 chromosome 4, whole genome shotgun sequence includes:
- a CDS encoding Fungal specific transcription factor, whose protein sequence is MYGQRRKYMSKRQRPCDFCRSRKAACRIDQAPPCRLCLLHGRECTFVEAAAPRKRLLPSEGIRDLDSSQSSVKTPMSMITTASQAQVPPVLTDEHPSDDAVMDFVDGINFETTQSEFEAMFRSPRALSSTPATAWTSNTPRQLRSRDEDNYPPGANPQLLGLSGDMDPLLLRHYRFDEGGMFGFKELAVHSVQSSPLPCHFLVSQQSIFSRRRDECGLERPDDETLSRQLQDIVPAAVGRRLVSLCMDFVQPLFPIFSTAEPPDPATAPTYLLAAIYAISLPFAVHDDKLSVDVAYDKPPYPALSRIVDSALSFELHSPSVPVVQTLLLLILRPSADPLVADTAYRRDALGRLVSCATTLGLHLDPSEWPMTDGRKAHRRRLSFTVYAVDQWIASSHGTPPSTHRDNWLVTNVKPGDFVDSGLGSHDESRLVDFATITEILGSALSSLYSLRAVHELYKSRDAIPAVSQPLLQALISIPNLNQTESSMSRLAILYTQLVIRRAELRPSLAQHSPHSPREDDFELSARRNIKTCTRALTDVIQDLNPDTDGVFWPSWTQLVFSSVCFTLMTMAVSSPDAEEASAWIADLQSTRRGLRLKVASFPFLRLGLLRIDALFWRGITNVLDLRPHVEEAFRAADLI
- a CDS encoding Calcium-transporting ATPase; translated protein: MTADEITSAPGQPDTGQTRPADPFNEQFAQKLQERDDELDLRDETVIENNKFAFTPTQLHKLTTARSLSALRRFGGLAGLAAGLRTDLAAGLSVDETSLDGTISFEEAVAAAEAHRPAEITPVPPSSSSPSSPSAPPPQHEHGFKLDLDLGQHERKDFIDRRRIYGENRLPKRRQKSFLRLAWIAFNDKLMFLLTLSATISLALGIYETVDAADDEPNIQWVDGVTVVVAILVIVFASAATDWQKNARFAKLIERKEQRDVKVIRSGRTQNISVYDVQVGDVMHIETGDVVAVDGVLVQGSGVQVDESSLSGESELVHKSVPGDGYGNISTRNEKAYRPSTTAAAAADPFILSGTTVSGGVGAYLVTSVGSNSTYGRTLMSLREDVEETPLQQKLGKLAKQLITFGAIAGVIFFLILFIRFCVGLPAMQGTPSEKAETFFKLLILAVTVVVITVPEGLALAVTLALAFATTRMLKDKNLVRLIRSCEIMGNATCICSDKTGTLTQNNMTVVTGRLGLTERFGDVHVPSKEQAPVGDVDIKKEAPSSEDVTSQDVTPRALLESLSGEVRELMKNSIALNSTAFESDNPTDPGFVGTSTETAMLRFGREFLSMGPLNEEKANNEIADMFPFDASRKWMAVMSRLPNGHFRLLVKGAAEVVFEQCTSVLHEPRRGLSTQDTTTDDAARDDIRATIREYAKQMLRPIAMAYKDMDAAAAFERPDDPDSIRFEKHFGDMTLVGVFGIRDPLRPEVLDSVRQCQEAGVFVRMVTGDNFLTAKAIASECGIYTAGGLAMDGPTFRKLTPAQLDLVVPRLQVLARSSPEDKLLLVSHLKGMGETVAVTGDGTNDALALKAADVGFAMGIQGTEVAKEAASIILLDDNFASIVKALVWGRTVNTAVKKFLQFQFTINITAGTLTVVSELAGDSMFTVVQLLWINLIMDIFASLGLATDYPSPDFLKRRPEPRNAPIVNITMWKMILGQAVYQLAVMFTLHYAGDALFRPATAADRASLQTMVFNVYVWMQFFNQHNCRRVDNRLNIWYQGVLRNPWFLGVQCATVAGQMVIIWKGGQAFDTRPLSGPQWAWSMLFGVLVIPLGAAVRQVPDAHVYALFQAIKRGFLGAARGLSRVLVPSRWRKKAEEEVAHDMGAAESWVLQTGAALLRPMNYEWGSQTPPPAGASRLAGRVSSIPAAQREALIRAAKAGTGDNEIDVAAMVDAARYAKVELSYGLEVHPETSKEDPILLTSIGVDGKKCPPSQDPEILRYLQQPS